From Permianibacter aggregans, a single genomic window includes:
- a CDS encoding S9 family peptidase, whose translation MTKLSLDWVVGSAVRRSQLQNDQPFLYWLESRPEEQGRSVLCRWSSERGIEDLTPAPMNLRARVHEYGGGEFAVGAGKIFCISDHDQQLYWSDTQSLQWQKITCPASHDIRYTNFCWHPNGKFVVTVRERHQAEHVLNDLVSISLSGVVVQVASGADFYSSPTISPDGEKLAWIEWNNPDMPWDCTRLMEATLEATGHIEDARCISDGRAQSLQQPRYAPDGVLHALSDVDGFWNLYRFGERSPQPLLPLQEECAMAPWSFGQCSYTLAEERIYLLSWGETGSTLWQIDSTAKPLEHFQGRLAPYVAAKNDQIFLLHSDTSSPEQLICRQVGRAAKVISGETNAAGHNWVSPNLCHTESGVPFWLYPLSAEPSSKPTILFCHSGPTGVASPAFNPVYQFWLNNGFQIADVNYRGSEGHGRHWRQSLLGHWGEYDVADSLAVARFLLEQGWCREGSLFLRGNSAGGFTALHLLVQSRCFAAAALRYPVVDLPTLAGVSHKFEAAYLLRLVGAESLDDARLQERSPLRVLDRVRTPLLVSQGEADPVVPLAQAELLKHALEQQNVPVQLSCFAGEGHGFRSASTLMACLTDELTFFRHHGAFG comes from the coding sequence ATGACCAAACTTTCATTGGATTGGGTGGTTGGCAGCGCTGTTCGCCGCTCGCAATTGCAGAATGATCAACCGTTTCTTTATTGGCTGGAGTCACGGCCAGAGGAGCAGGGCAGGAGCGTGCTCTGTCGCTGGTCTTCGGAACGGGGAATCGAGGACCTGACCCCAGCACCGATGAATTTGCGCGCGCGGGTGCATGAGTATGGCGGCGGTGAGTTTGCCGTTGGGGCCGGCAAGATTTTCTGTATCAGTGATCACGATCAACAACTTTATTGGTCTGATACGCAATCACTGCAATGGCAAAAAATTACCTGCCCAGCCAGTCACGATATTCGCTACACGAATTTTTGTTGGCATCCGAATGGTAAATTCGTCGTTACCGTGCGGGAACGGCATCAAGCTGAGCACGTGCTCAATGATCTGGTCAGCATTTCCCTGAGCGGTGTTGTGGTGCAAGTGGCATCCGGTGCGGACTTCTATTCCTCGCCCACCATTTCGCCGGATGGCGAAAAACTGGCGTGGATTGAATGGAACAATCCGGACATGCCTTGGGACTGCACGCGCCTGATGGAAGCCACGCTAGAGGCCACTGGGCACATTGAGGATGCTCGATGCATTAGCGATGGTAGAGCCCAATCATTGCAACAACCTCGCTATGCGCCTGATGGGGTGTTGCATGCGCTGAGTGATGTCGATGGTTTCTGGAATCTTTACCGCTTCGGTGAGCGGTCGCCGCAACCTCTCTTGCCTTTGCAGGAAGAGTGCGCGATGGCGCCTTGGAGTTTTGGCCAGTGCAGCTATACCCTCGCAGAAGAGCGCATTTACCTGCTTTCCTGGGGAGAGACGGGCAGCACGCTTTGGCAAATCGATTCAACCGCAAAACCGCTTGAACATTTTCAGGGGCGGCTTGCGCCGTATGTTGCTGCAAAAAATGATCAGATTTTCCTTCTGCACAGCGATACCTCATCACCTGAGCAACTGATTTGCCGGCAAGTCGGACGCGCGGCAAAAGTAATCAGCGGCGAGACCAATGCTGCCGGGCACAATTGGGTAAGCCCAAACCTATGCCATACCGAATCGGGCGTGCCGTTCTGGTTGTATCCATTGTCGGCCGAACCGTCATCAAAACCTACCATTCTGTTCTGCCATAGCGGCCCGACAGGAGTCGCCAGCCCGGCGTTCAACCCGGTCTACCAGTTCTGGCTCAACAACGGTTTTCAAATTGCCGACGTCAATTACCGCGGCAGTGAAGGACATGGCCGGCACTGGCGGCAATCATTGCTCGGCCACTGGGGTGAGTACGATGTCGCGGATTCCCTGGCCGTTGCCCGATTCTTGTTGGAGCAGGGCTGGTGCCGTGAAGGGAGCCTGTTTCTGCGTGGCAACAGTGCCGGTGGTTTTACCGCGTTGCATTTGCTCGTGCAAAGCCGGTGCTTTGCCGCCGCCGCCTTGCGTTATCCGGTCGTCGATTTGCCGACGCTGGCAGGCGTCTCGCACAAGTTTGAAGCCGCGTATTTGCTGCGGCTCGTCGGTGCAGAATCCTTGGACGATGCCAGGCTGCAAGAACGCTCGCCGCTACGTGTCCTCGACCGAGTACGCACACCGTTGCTGGTGTCGCAAGGTGAAGCCGACCCGGTGGTACCCCTTGCTCAGGCTGAGCTGCTCAAGCATGCCCTCGAACAGCAAAATGTGCCAGTGCAGTTGTCATGCTTTGCAGGGGAAGGGCATGGATTTCGTTCGGCGTCCACGCTAATGGCATGTCTGACTGATGAACTGACTTTCTTCCGTCACCATGGGGCGTTCGGCTGA
- a CDS encoding thiopurine S-methyltransferase, with protein sequence MEPEYWQQRWQKGETGFHLPRVHPKLEQYWPLLQVPDSATVFVPLCGKSEDLFYLWQRGHCVTGIDISEQAIRAFFTEHQMTYEVEQVEDVVVYQHDRLRLIAGDYFALQASLLGSIDAVYDRAALIALPTSLRQRYVQTLRKWLRPATPVLLITLDYAQPEMSGPPFAVSPEEVAQLFAGGEIEQWTHHDILDYEPRFRTKGVTQLHEDVYRIRC encoded by the coding sequence ATGGAGCCGGAATACTGGCAACAACGCTGGCAGAAAGGTGAAACTGGGTTTCATCTGCCACGCGTGCATCCCAAACTGGAGCAGTACTGGCCATTGTTGCAAGTGCCGGATTCTGCAACTGTTTTTGTTCCGCTTTGCGGAAAGTCCGAGGATTTGTTTTATCTGTGGCAGCGCGGGCATTGTGTTACCGGTATTGATATCAGCGAGCAGGCTATTCGGGCGTTTTTCACCGAACATCAGATGACATATGAAGTCGAGCAGGTTGAGGATGTTGTCGTGTATCAACATGATCGTCTGCGCTTGATTGCTGGCGATTACTTCGCGCTACAAGCTTCATTGCTGGGCTCGATCGACGCGGTATACGATCGGGCGGCACTGATTGCGCTGCCGACCAGTTTGCGCCAACGTTATGTACAAACGCTTCGCAAATGGTTGCGGCCGGCGACACCGGTGTTGCTGATCACACTGGATTACGCGCAGCCGGAAATGTCCGGTCCTCCGTTTGCCGTGAGCCCCGAAGAGGTGGCGCAATTATTCGCTGGTGGCGAAATCGAACAATGGACCCATCACGATATTCTCGATTACGAACCGCGTTTTCGCACCAAGGGTGTTACCCAGTTACATGAGGACGTATACCGGATTCGTTGTTGA
- the sohB gene encoding protease SohB: protein MQFLTEYGLFLAKVITIVFAILMIIGAIARSRHRHHAPDAPGEIEVRNLSDEYKDLKDTMQIEVLDAEAYKVLRKAEEKKEKAEAKEKKKAAKLLKKKVAEQLADDADDTSSESDAADTDDDEEEPSRKPRMFVLNFIGDMEASSVHCLREEVTAILSIAEPEHGDEVVLRLDSPGGVVHGYGHAAAQLQRLRDAEIPLTVSVDEVAASGGYMMACVADKIIAAPFAIVGSIGVIAELPNFNRLMKRFDIDYEQHTAGQFKRTLSVFGPNSDEGRRKFQQELEDTHVLFKAFVSHYRPKLELDKVATGEHWYGSQAVSLQLVDELKTSDAYLLEHYESHDVFEVNYEFKKSLADKLSLASFLTLDRLMKAWYQRLSNRNNFVR from the coding sequence ATGCAGTTTCTTACCGAATACGGACTTTTTCTGGCCAAAGTCATCACCATCGTTTTCGCCATTCTGATGATCATCGGTGCCATTGCCCGCTCTCGCCATCGCCATCACGCACCGGATGCCCCAGGTGAGATTGAGGTGCGTAATCTGAGCGACGAGTACAAAGATCTGAAAGATACGATGCAGATCGAAGTGCTCGACGCCGAAGCCTACAAAGTGCTGAGAAAAGCCGAAGAGAAAAAAGAAAAGGCAGAAGCAAAAGAAAAGAAAAAAGCAGCCAAGTTGCTGAAAAAGAAAGTCGCAGAGCAGCTGGCTGACGACGCAGACGACACCTCATCCGAAAGCGATGCAGCCGACACGGACGATGATGAGGAAGAGCCGAGCCGCAAACCCCGTATGTTTGTGCTGAATTTCATCGGCGACATGGAAGCTTCATCGGTGCATTGCCTGCGTGAGGAAGTCACGGCCATTTTGTCAATTGCCGAACCGGAGCATGGCGACGAAGTGGTGCTGCGTCTCGATAGCCCTGGAGGGGTTGTCCATGGTTATGGCCATGCCGCCGCGCAACTGCAACGGTTGCGTGACGCCGAGATTCCGCTGACCGTCTCAGTCGATGAAGTCGCTGCCAGTGGTGGCTACATGATGGCTTGTGTCGCCGACAAAATCATTGCGGCGCCGTTCGCTATCGTAGGGTCGATCGGCGTCATCGCCGAGTTACCCAACTTCAACCGGCTGATGAAGCGTTTCGATATCGATTACGAGCAACATACGGCCGGTCAGTTCAAGCGTACCTTATCGGTGTTTGGCCCAAACTCTGATGAAGGTCGTCGCAAATTCCAGCAGGAACTGGAAGATACCCATGTTTTGTTCAAAGCCTTTGTCTCGCATTACCGTCCGAAGCTGGAACTCGACAAGGTGGCAACCGGTGAGCATTGGTATGGTTCACAGGCAGTCAGTCTACAGCTGGTTGATGAGTTGAAAACCTCCGATGCGTATTTGCTGGAGCATTACGAATCGCATGATGTCTTCGAAGTCAATTACGAGTTCAAAAAGTCGCTTGCCGACAAGCTGTCGCTGGCGAGTTTTCTGACGCTGGACCGTTTGATGAAAGCCTGGTATCAGCGTCTGTCGAATCGCAACAACTTTGTTCGCTGA
- a CDS encoding PrkA family serine protein kinase: MSLFQHYRSRYEEAKEEEYSLQEYLNLCRDDRMAYANAAERMLAAIGEPEHIDTSTDSRLSRIFSNRVIARYPAFSEFYGMEETIEQIVSYFKHSAQGLEERKQILYLLGPVGGGKSSLAERLKKLMEKMPIYAIKGSPVFESPLGLFDPAEDGKILQSEYNIPQRYLTTIMSPWAVKRLHEYGGDISQFRVVKLKPSVLDQIAVAKTEPGDENNQDISALVGKVDIRMLERFAQNDPDAYSYSGALCRANQGLMEFVEMFKAPIKVLHPLLTATQEGNYNGTEGMSALPYNGIILAHSNESEWQAFKNNKNNEAFLDRVFIVKVPYCLRVSDEIHIYEKLLVHSDLDRAPCAPGTLEMMAQFSVLSRLKEPENSSIYSKMRVYDGESLKDTDPKAKSYQEYRDYAGVDEGMTGLSTRFAFKILSRVFNYDSTEVAANPVHLLYVLETQLEREQYPQEVHEKYLEHIKGFLVPKYVEFIGKEIQTAYLESYSEYGQNLFDRYVTYADFWIQDQEYRDPETGENFDRAALNEELEKIEKPAGISNPKDFRNETVNFVLRARANNGGRNPVWTSYEKLRTVIEKKMFSNTEDLLPVISFNAKASKEDQKKHQDFVARMVKKGYTEKQVRLLCEWYLRVRKSS; the protein is encoded by the coding sequence ATGAGCTTGTTTCAACACTACCGCTCACGTTACGAAGAAGCCAAGGAAGAAGAATACAGCTTGCAGGAGTATTTGAACCTCTGCCGCGATGATCGCATGGCCTACGCCAATGCGGCCGAGCGGATGTTGGCCGCCATCGGCGAACCGGAACACATCGACACCTCGACTGACTCCCGGCTCTCGCGCATTTTCTCCAATCGTGTGATTGCCCGTTACCCCGCCTTTTCCGAGTTCTATGGAATGGAAGAAACGATTGAGCAAATCGTTTCCTATTTCAAACATTCAGCACAGGGCCTTGAAGAACGTAAACAGATTCTCTACTTGCTTGGCCCGGTCGGCGGCGGCAAATCGTCTTTGGCTGAGCGTCTGAAAAAGCTGATGGAAAAAATGCCGATCTACGCGATCAAAGGTTCACCGGTTTTCGAATCCCCGTTGGGACTTTTCGATCCGGCCGAAGATGGCAAGATCCTGCAAAGCGAATACAACATTCCGCAGCGCTACCTGACGACGATTATGTCACCGTGGGCGGTCAAGCGTCTGCACGAATATGGTGGCGATATCAGCCAGTTCCGCGTCGTCAAACTGAAACCAAGCGTGCTCGATCAAATCGCCGTCGCGAAAACCGAGCCGGGCGATGAAAACAACCAGGATATTTCCGCACTTGTCGGTAAAGTGGATATCCGTATGCTGGAACGCTTTGCGCAAAACGATCCGGATGCGTACAGCTACTCCGGCGCACTGTGCCGTGCCAACCAAGGCCTGATGGAATTCGTCGAAATGTTCAAGGCTCCAATCAAGGTGTTGCATCCACTTTTAACTGCCACTCAGGAAGGCAATTACAACGGCACCGAAGGCATGTCGGCCCTGCCCTACAACGGCATCATTCTGGCGCACTCGAATGAATCGGAATGGCAGGCATTCAAGAACAACAAAAACAACGAGGCCTTCCTTGACCGGGTATTCATCGTCAAAGTGCCTTATTGCCTGCGCGTCAGCGACGAGATTCATATCTACGAAAAACTGCTGGTGCACAGCGACCTGGATCGCGCTCCTTGTGCACCCGGCACGCTGGAAATGATGGCGCAGTTCTCGGTGCTATCGCGACTGAAGGAGCCGGAGAACTCCAGCATCTACTCCAAGATGCGCGTTTATGACGGCGAGTCGTTGAAAGACACCGACCCGAAAGCCAAGTCGTATCAGGAATACCGTGACTACGCCGGAGTCGATGAAGGCATGACGGGCCTTTCGACACGCTTTGCCTTCAAGATCCTTTCACGGGTATTCAACTACGACTCGACCGAAGTTGCCGCCAATCCGGTGCATTTGCTGTATGTACTCGAAACCCAGTTGGAGCGAGAGCAATACCCGCAGGAAGTGCACGAAAAATACCTGGAGCATATCAAGGGCTTCCTGGTGCCGAAGTACGTCGAGTTTATCGGCAAAGAAATCCAAACCGCCTATCTGGAGTCGTATTCCGAATACGGACAAAACCTGTTCGACCGCTATGTGACCTATGCCGATTTCTGGATTCAGGATCAGGAATACCGTGACCCGGAAACCGGCGAGAACTTCGATCGCGCGGCGTTGAATGAGGAGCTGGAAAAAATCGAGAAGCCGGCCGGCATCAGCAACCCGAAAGATTTCCGTAATGAAACGGTCAATTTCGTGCTGCGCGCCCGCGCCAACAACGGCGGTCGCAACCCGGTCTGGACTAGTTACGAAAAACTGCGCACGGTAATCGAGAAAAAAATGTTCTCGAACACCGAAGATCTGCTGCCAGTTATTTCCTTCAACGCCAAAGCCTCGAAAGAAGACCAGAAAAAGCATCAGGACTTCGTCGCGCGCATGGTCAAGAAAGGCTATACCGAGAAGCAGGTACGTCTGCTCTGCGAATGGTATTTGCGTGTACGCAAATCAAGCTGA
- a CDS encoding YeaH/YhbH family protein, giving the protein MSRLIDRRQWSKGKSTVNRQRFLRRYKSQIKKAISEQINKRSVTDLDSGENISIPSRDIREPTFRNGDGGVRERVYPGNKEFITGDRIKRPLSGEGKGQGRRASDSGEGQDEFKFEISKDEYLDLLFEDLELPRLTTTQSKKTERFKTVRAGYKTEGVPANLSVIRSLRGALARRIALSGESRRNLRELTEALEQDEENLSEQEREEMRLQIEELRQRIAKVPFIDTFDLRFHSFVKQPMPATQAVMFCLMDVSGSMDQATKDMAKRFFLLLYLFLSKTYKHVNVVFIRHHTQAKEVDEQEFFYSQETGGTVVSSALKLMDEIIRARYSPALWNIYAAQASDGDNWGDDSPICQDLLAQRILPVVKYYSYIEITKRNHQSLWEHYAELAGEFKNFAMQQIEEPEDIYPVFRELFKKQHA; this is encoded by the coding sequence ATGTCCAGATTGATCGATCGCCGGCAATGGAGCAAAGGCAAAAGCACCGTAAATCGGCAACGGTTTCTGCGGCGTTACAAGTCGCAGATCAAAAAAGCGATTTCCGAGCAAATCAATAAACGCAGCGTGACCGATCTCGACAGTGGCGAGAATATCTCGATTCCCTCGCGCGATATTCGGGAACCGACCTTTCGTAACGGCGATGGCGGCGTTCGCGAACGGGTTTACCCGGGCAACAAGGAATTTATTACCGGCGATCGGATCAAGCGACCGTTGAGCGGTGAAGGCAAAGGCCAAGGCAGGCGCGCCAGTGATTCCGGTGAAGGTCAGGACGAGTTCAAATTCGAAATCTCCAAAGACGAGTATCTCGATCTGTTGTTCGAGGATCTTGAGTTACCTAGGTTGACTACAACGCAGAGCAAGAAGACCGAGCGTTTCAAAACCGTCCGCGCTGGCTACAAAACCGAGGGTGTACCGGCCAATCTTTCTGTTATCCGTTCGCTGCGCGGAGCTCTGGCACGCCGCATTGCGTTAAGCGGCGAATCGCGCCGCAATCTGCGCGAGTTGACCGAGGCGCTAGAGCAGGACGAGGAAAACTTAAGCGAACAGGAACGCGAGGAAATGCGGCTGCAGATCGAGGAGCTCCGTCAACGCATCGCGAAAGTGCCTTTTATCGACACCTTTGATTTGCGTTTTCACTCGTTTGTCAAACAGCCAATGCCAGCAACCCAGGCAGTAATGTTCTGCTTGATGGATGTGTCTGGCTCGATGGATCAGGCGACGAAAGACATGGCGAAGCGATTTTTTCTGCTGCTGTATCTGTTCCTGAGCAAAACCTACAAACACGTGAATGTCGTGTTCATTCGTCACCATACCCAGGCGAAAGAGGTCGACGAACAGGAGTTTTTCTATTCTCAGGAAACCGGCGGAACCGTCGTCTCCAGCGCCCTGAAACTGATGGATGAAATCATTCGCGCCCGTTATTCGCCAGCGTTGTGGAATATCTATGCGGCGCAGGCATCAGATGGCGATAACTGGGGCGACGACTCGCCGATCTGTCAGGACTTGTTGGCGCAGCGCATTCTGCCGGTCGTCAAATACTATTCCTATATCGAGATCACCAAGCGCAATCATCAAAGTCTCTGGGAGCATTACGCCGAGCTGGCCGGTGAATTCAAAAACTTCGCGATGCAGCAGATTGAAGAGCCGGAAGACATTTATCCGGTGTTCCGCGAATTGTTCAAGAAGCAACACGCATGA